A portion of the Acidobacteriaceae bacterium genome contains these proteins:
- a CDS encoding CoA-acylating methylmalonate-semialdehyde dehydrogenase, whose amino-acid sequence MAAIATAPDSTTTATALPEIPHWVNGKRVAGTSGRVTDVFNPATGQKQAHIQLATDAEVDAAVAAAAAAFPEWSNWPPLRRARVMFRFREIFEARIDELAAAITREHGKVFSDAKGECTRGLENIEFATGIPQLLKGEFTEQVGTNIDSYSVRQPLGVVAGITPFNFPAMVPMWMAPMALACGNTFILKPSERDPSAAILIAEMLKEAGLPDGVFNVVHGDKTSVDRILQHPTIKAVSFVGSTPIAEYVYSEGTKHGKRVQALGGAKNHMIVMPDADLDQAADALVGAAYGSAGERCMAISVAVTVGKETADNLIGKLQSRIADLRLGDGAKSSEKEPDLGPLVTRQHLDRVAGYVDLGKTEGADLIVDGRTIALPAGDGFFLGACLFDHVKPEMKIYKEEIFGPVLGIVRTNTFETALELINEHEFGNGTSIFTRDGDTARDFARRVQAGMVGINVPIPVPMAFHSFGGWKRSLFGDHSIYGPEGMRFYTRIKTVTARWPTGIRTGVDTTMPTLG is encoded by the coding sequence ATGGCCGCCATTGCCACCGCACCCGATTCCACCACCACCGCTACAGCCCTGCCTGAGATTCCCCATTGGGTGAACGGCAAGCGTGTTGCAGGCACATCCGGCCGTGTCACTGACGTCTTCAATCCCGCGACAGGCCAGAAGCAGGCCCATATTCAGCTCGCAACAGACGCTGAAGTGGACGCAGCCGTAGCTGCTGCTGCCGCGGCCTTCCCGGAGTGGTCGAACTGGCCGCCACTGCGTCGCGCACGCGTGATGTTCCGCTTCCGCGAGATCTTTGAGGCTCGCATTGACGAGTTGGCCGCAGCCATTACCCGCGAGCATGGCAAGGTCTTCTCCGATGCAAAGGGCGAATGCACGCGTGGGCTCGAAAATATTGAGTTCGCCACGGGCATTCCGCAGCTTTTGAAGGGTGAGTTCACCGAGCAGGTGGGCACGAACATCGACAGCTACAGCGTGCGGCAACCGCTTGGTGTCGTGGCCGGCATTACGCCGTTCAACTTCCCTGCGATGGTTCCGATGTGGATGGCGCCGATGGCGTTGGCGTGCGGCAATACCTTCATCCTGAAGCCCTCCGAGCGTGACCCCTCTGCGGCAATTTTGATTGCGGAGATGCTGAAAGAAGCTGGCCTGCCCGATGGTGTCTTCAACGTCGTGCATGGCGATAAGACCTCGGTTGACCGCATTCTGCAGCACCCGACGATCAAGGCTGTCAGCTTCGTTGGCTCCACGCCGATCGCGGAGTATGTGTACAGCGAAGGCACCAAGCACGGCAAGCGCGTGCAGGCTTTGGGTGGTGCGAAGAACCACATGATCGTGATGCCGGACGCCGATCTCGACCAGGCGGCAGACGCACTGGTTGGTGCCGCGTATGGCTCGGCTGGCGAGCGCTGCATGGCGATCTCAGTGGCCGTTACGGTCGGCAAGGAAACCGCCGACAACCTGATTGGCAAGCTGCAGTCACGCATCGCTGATCTGCGCCTTGGCGATGGTGCGAAGTCGTCGGAGAAAGAACCCGATCTGGGCCCGCTGGTGACCAGGCAGCACCTCGACCGCGTAGCCGGATACGTTGACCTCGGCAAGACCGAAGGCGCAGACCTGATCGTCGACGGGCGTACAATAGCATTGCCCGCAGGCGACGGTTTCTTCCTCGGCGCTTGCCTGTTCGACCATGTAAAGCCCGAGATGAAGATCTACAAAGAAGAGATCTTTGGACCGGTGCTGGGAATCGTTCGGACGAATACCTTTGAGACCGCGCTCGAACTCATCAACGAGCATGAGTTCGGCAATGGCACCTCGATCTTCACGCGAGACGGCGATACTGCACGCGACTTCGCACGGCGTGTGCAGGCGGGTATGGTCGGCATCAACGTGCCGATTCCCGTGCCGATGGCGTTCCACTCGTTTGGCGGCTGGAAGCGTTCGCTCTTCGGCGATCACAGCATCTACGGCCCCGAAGGCATGCGTTTCTATACGCGCATCAAGACGGTGACGGCGCGATGGCCGACGGGTATTCGGACGGGTGTGGACACGACCATGCCCACGCTCGGATAA
- a CDS encoding MoaD/ThiS family protein, with product MSIKVVLPTALARHTDGQKTFTSEAKNLPGLIAEFNEKFPALAENVTDENGKLRRFINVYINDEDIRFLGGDSHEFEEGDEIMLIPSIAGGSR from the coding sequence GTGAGTATTAAAGTAGTTTTGCCAACGGCGTTGGCGCGACACACAGACGGACAGAAGACGTTTACGTCGGAAGCAAAGAACCTGCCAGGACTGATCGCAGAGTTTAACGAGAAGTTTCCCGCGCTTGCGGAGAACGTAACGGATGAGAACGGCAAGCTACGGCGCTTCATCAACGTCTATATCAACGACGAAGACATCCGCTTCCTCGGCGGCGACTCGCACGAGTTCGAAGAGGGCGATGAGATTATGTTGATCCCGTCGATAGCTGGCGGAAGCCGGTAA
- a CDS encoding XRE family transcriptional regulator produces MTDTASPLPSVACSGQSNNLSWRRNSADSPQTTFPQRSPSKLHQKGQGRMLVSKVTPTAKSTQNDTLRPSEQVQAPSSIDPEAAEGLLSAAQLGQRIKRLRLKRSMGLVELGKQTGLSASFLSQLETGRVIPTLRNLARISIVFSKDLSYFFESGDQSVFRIQRKKNRVRLPMGLSSVTPDYIAESFGILVPEGGLRPCMAEFLPGEERNPFHPELHPGVEMVYVLSGQLQLKRKGESHLLEPRDVLYISSETQRTYQASGNEAAQALIISFEHEPTEIRRAPKRLQADA; encoded by the coding sequence GTGACGGACACCGCTTCTCCCTTACCGTCCGTCGCCTGCTCCGGGCAGAGCAACAATCTTTCCTGGCGACGAAACTCCGCCGATTCCCCTCAAACCACGTTCCCACAACGTAGTCCTTCGAAATTGCATCAGAAGGGACAAGGGAGAATGTTAGTGAGCAAGGTTACACCCACTGCAAAATCGACACAGAACGATACACTTCGTCCCTCCGAGCAGGTTCAGGCTCCCTCGTCAATTGACCCTGAAGCTGCAGAAGGACTACTCTCCGCTGCCCAGTTAGGCCAGCGGATTAAGCGGCTGCGACTCAAGCGTTCTATGGGACTTGTAGAGCTAGGTAAGCAGACCGGATTGTCTGCCAGCTTTCTTTCGCAGCTGGAAACCGGGCGTGTGATTCCGACGCTGAGAAATCTGGCTCGAATCTCCATCGTTTTCAGCAAGGATCTTAGCTACTTTTTCGAGTCGGGAGACCAAAGCGTCTTCCGAATTCAGCGCAAAAAGAACCGGGTTCGACTGCCGATGGGATTATCGTCCGTCACGCCGGATTACATTGCGGAAAGCTTCGGAATCCTTGTGCCCGAAGGTGGTTTGCGCCCATGTATGGCTGAGTTTCTCCCAGGCGAAGAACGAAACCCCTTTCATCCGGAGCTTCATCCCGGAGTCGAGATGGTGTATGTCCTTTCCGGTCAGCTTCAGTTAAAGCGTAAAGGCGAGTCTCATCTGCTGGAACCGCGTGATGTCCTGTATATCTCCAGCGAGACACAGCGGACGTATCAGGCGTCGGGCAACGAAGCAGCACAGGCGCTCATCATCAGCTTTGAGCATGAGCCAACGGAGATACGACGAGCTCCAAAGCGTTTGCAGGCAGACGCCTGA
- the thrC gene encoding threonine synthase — translation MSDSSCTVYELKCPECKKGFGNVPMSACPDCLAPLEVQYDLESVRGRFTKESVAAGPASIWRYKELLPIPAGHQPDLPVGFTPLVKANRLGKRIGANNLYVKNDAVCFPTLSFKDRVVAVALANAQHFGFDVVGCSSTGNLANAVAAQSTRLGLRACILVPSDLEPAKILNTLVYGAKLVRIEGNYDHVNRLCTLIADEYKWGFVNVNLRPYYAEGSKTVGYEIAEQLGWKLPDNIVCPMAGGSLIRKIKKAFAELVALGLVEDKPVKFFGAQATGCSPISHSVKNGWDDIEPQRPNTIARSLAIGNPADGPAASKMIQATGGYAEDVSDIEIVSGIQELAETEGIFTETAGGVTTAVTAKLYAQGRIGADELTVSVITGNGLKTTDALVDKYEQERAVKPRLAEFDAYLRETDASLITDVAGNEQLELVGGSK, via the coding sequence ATGTCGGATTCGTCGTGTACGGTTTATGAGCTGAAGTGCCCTGAGTGCAAGAAGGGCTTTGGAAATGTGCCGATGTCGGCCTGCCCTGATTGCCTGGCGCCCCTCGAAGTGCAGTATGACCTCGAGAGCGTGCGCGGACGCTTCACCAAGGAGTCGGTTGCAGCCGGCCCGGCGAGTATCTGGCGTTATAAGGAACTGCTTCCTATCCCGGCGGGCCATCAGCCTGATTTGCCGGTTGGCTTTACGCCGCTGGTGAAGGCGAACCGTCTCGGTAAGCGCATTGGCGCAAACAACCTCTACGTTAAGAACGATGCCGTCTGCTTCCCAACGCTGAGCTTCAAGGATCGCGTGGTCGCGGTGGCGCTGGCGAACGCACAGCACTTTGGTTTTGACGTCGTCGGTTGCTCTTCAACGGGTAATCTGGCAAACGCGGTGGCTGCGCAGTCGACACGTCTCGGTCTGCGCGCCTGCATCCTTGTCCCGAGCGACCTAGAGCCGGCAAAGATCCTGAACACGCTCGTCTACGGCGCAAAGCTCGTGCGCATCGAAGGGAACTACGACCACGTCAACCGCCTCTGTACGTTGATCGCAGACGAGTATAAGTGGGGCTTCGTCAACGTCAACCTTCGCCCGTACTACGCAGAAGGTTCGAAGACCGTTGGCTACGAGATCGCCGAGCAGCTTGGCTGGAAGCTTCCTGACAATATCGTCTGCCCGATGGCTGGTGGATCGCTGATCCGCAAGATCAAGAAGGCGTTTGCAGAGCTTGTTGCGCTGGGTCTGGTGGAAGACAAGCCTGTGAAGTTCTTCGGTGCACAGGCGACCGGATGCTCGCCGATCTCGCATTCGGTCAAGAACGGCTGGGACGATATCGAACCGCAGCGTCCGAACACGATCGCTCGTTCGCTCGCGATCGGCAATCCGGCTGATGGCCCGGCAGCGTCGAAGATGATTCAGGCGACGGGCGGCTATGCCGAAGACGTCAGCGACATCGAAATCGTCAGCGGTATCCAGGAGCTTGCAGAGACCGAAGGCATCTTCACGGAAACCGCCGGTGGTGTAACCACGGCTGTGACCGCGAAGCTTTACGCTCAGGGGCGCATCGGAGCCGACGAACTGACCGTCTCGGTGATCACGGGCAACGGCCTGAAGACCACCGATGCACTGGTCGACAAGTACGAGCAGGAGCGCGCGGTGAAGCCGCGTCTGGCAGAGTTTGACGCTTACCTGCGCGAGACGGACGCGTCGCTCATTACGGACGTAGCAGGAAACGAGCAACTGGAGTTAGTTGGAGGATCGAAGTGA